Below is a window of Plasmodium brasilianum strain Bolivian I chromosome 14, whole genome shotgun sequence DNA.
actattattattattattattactattattattattactattattattattactattattactattattattattactattattaacTTTCTTATTAGCGCCTTCACaattgttgttattgttattacttctgctactattattattgctgttattattactgctgCTACCAATTTCCGTCCTCTCTTCCCCTGTTTCGTTCCTTCCATCTTGAACCTTGTCATCCCCTTCGTTGTCAAGTATTACGAATTCACTGCTTTCTTTATTAGTAAACGTGTCGTTAAAATCACTAGCGGAATTTTTGGTAGTCATGTTGTTTGGGCATGTGCTATTTCTTGCAGTTTTGCACTGATCCTTACAGTAATTACTGCTATTATGGTCGTCCTTAGTACCACTAACATTGTTCCTATAACTATTTGTGTTATCTGTTTTCACATCCTGATGCAAATTTTCCTGTGAAATATGGCTATCTACCCTGTAATTGCCTTGAAAATTCTTAACAgcagtaaaaataaatgtattcatTGATATGTCAAATATGTTTCTAATTAAATACtcattaatatatgtgtactgaaaaaaattgcaaaaaatttttattacttcatTGTACATCAATTTATGTAactttaacttttttaaaaaaaagaaataatttataactttattttttctttcttcaaATCCTTTAAATAGAAAGGAATATgaattttcatttgttttataacttaaatcaaaatatatattttttaaaaaatataataagcataataaatttaaaaaatactgaAAAGTTTCATAAAAAGTTTCTTCATGAACTAGtgaatcttttttttctgcttgTATTATTTCCACACTTGACATATACAACTTGAATATATCAAAGTCCAGTACACATAGTTCTAATTTCTGTATGTTAATATCGTCAAATAAATTGGTACACAAAAACGAATAatgatttttaaaattacgaAACGTTCCTTTAGGATTTTCCTCGTTGCTCCAATTCCGATTTTCCCTCCTCATACTAATATTATTGCTGATACTATGTCGGTTACTATTacaatttccatttttattactattatccATATAGTTGTCTtcgttaaatatattatcgtTCATATTGTAATCATCACCtccattttctttttgcacATCTATTATGTTAACCTCATTATTACTCTCTTCTTTAAAAAggttttttatcttttcaaTTAAGtcatttttattccttttattatatattacaaagaattttctaaaaaaaataaaaaataataaaaaaataaaatgctacaaatgataaaaataaatgtctGTTCATATATTACAAGGTcaaaatgcatatatgcgACAATgagtttttttctttttttttatgaaaaaagaaaagggaagcaaaaattgttcttttatttctttcttttcttgcttttcatttttcattcctTTTTAACGTCTCCTACTTCATTTGTTGTGCCAGTTCACTAAAAATCCTCTGAGCAATGTCCCCTTCATTTCCCTCTACAGACTTGTAAAACTGATGGAAATAGGACAACATCTCTTCATCTGAAAAGGTATAGGTGAAATAcaaacaaattaatatatacatatacatatgtatacatacatataatgcTATTGCGTACAGCGTACCAATTCGTACGTACGCATGACTATTTTGTgcatgtataatattatcatattattacaaatgtacaaattcacaaaaaaaatataactcatgttttttcttaaatcGTTCACATTTCTGTCGTACCTccatattcttttaattctctttctaaaatgtataaaatttttcttttctccatttttctaaatatcttttcttaataactctttttttattttctttatttaaataacaaaaaaaaaaaaaaataaaataaaataaaatatttcataaaatattcttaaaatatatcataatatattcttaaaacaattaaaaaggatttttaaaaaaactacGTAATAAGCTTGttcataattaatataaaatttattcatacatacgtacattatgggaaaaaaaaaaaaaaaatttttcacaaataatatttccgataatatatatatatatatttgtacgtataattatataaatagttaTATGCACCAATAATAACAAGCAAGCATACACAAAAAAACTTGCTATATCCTTTTCTTCGCATTTTTCATGAATAACatctaaattaaaaaaaaaaaaaaaaaggaagggAAAAATTgagtattattatattgagtataattatattgagtataattatatatataaataaatgagcaattacatataagtatacacataattataaaaagtcGAATGTGAAGAGGCACGAATAATCAATGAATGACAATTCACTGATCTTATCCATTAAAACCAAAgggaatacaaaaaattacgagtacgtatatatttttatatgtgcatgtataattacatatgaatggaaaatcttttttttaatgttcaAATATGTTCCTTAAGGGACTACATCAAATAAGTGTTTTCTTCTTAacagaaaatgaaatatttttctagtTAAATCTAGTAGTGGCCTCTTATACTGTTTATAAGTAATGAGCACTTGAAAATGTTTATCATGATAATgtataaagaattaaatcttaaaaatgatacatatacatttacatacgTGCGTACACACGTTCTTACATGCGTCAACTTTGGTAGtgattaaaagaaaaattcaaaaaaagaatatttcgTATGAAAAAGTAAACTCCAGTACTCCTGAGGATCTCTTATGTCTTGCacagaaaaaagaaaggccTCTTTtgagttatatatatatatatgtgtacatatacgtccacttatacgtacatatatcgTAAGCATTCGCACTAATGACTAAACAATTGCCATACAATTACCAAACAATTACCGTTTTACAATTTCCAAAATTTGACGCAAATTTTGcctttaattaaaaataggcccctgttattattattcatattacatatgtatatatatgtctgcacatatgtatgtatgtatgtctTTATGTATGTCTCTGTGTATGTCTCTGTGTATGTCTCTATGTATGCCTATATGTATGCCTATATGTATGCCTATATGTATGCCTATATGTATGCCTGTATGTATACCTATATGTATGCCTATATGTATGCCTGTATGTGTGCCCATATCGAGGtctgtatatatgtatccaTATGTACGAAGAAAAAAGGTGATGAATGAGgcaaaatagaaatatataaaaaataaaaaaaacgacacacgaaaaaataaaacgcaaattattttttattcgcAAAAAAGGACATACTTTTGTCAAAATGtgggaaaacaaaaaacgaaaaaaaaaaaaaaaattagcagataattaaacatataaattagcaggtaaataaaaagataaatttgcacataaataaatgcacAACTAAATATAActgaacaaaatgaaataaaatgtaaatggTATACAACAATAATTCATTAGTTTAGCACAGATACCCATGTGATGGACCTAAAACCCAGCGAGATCTTTATTATAGAAATGCATTAGCTTTGTACATTGCTCCCCCCTACTTGTACTATGAGTAGggtaattatattttgcatataatttgtagtattgtaaatttttaatatttttttcttgttgaTCTTTTAACGGTATAAACTTCAAAGGAGGTGTATAACCTAATTGAAGTTTTCTAgctaataattttcttaaaataaaagctactttttctaatttgtcttgtatacttttatgtgtgacatttttatttaataatgaataaacaaTTTTACATATAGATCTATTTGATTTCATTTCAAGGTGATGAATAGAAATAGACAAACcgtttaataaatatgatcTAAAATAAGAGTTATTGCAATTTAATAACTGCTCTAAATGTGTATGTAAAAGTTTTTCTGTTCTTACTTTTCTTCTATTTACATGATATTTTATAGGGTCTAATATATGTCTAGCTACATTAGgtactttttctttaattattttagaattttctaatttttcctttcttattttcattcTTATTCTTGAAACTATTTCATCATATTGATTTTGTTCACATATCCTTTCTATTTTATGAGCGAAATTTCCTTCATTTTCATAATGCGGTTTGATGTCTTCTTTTACGAGAAATTCGTTTTGTTCTTCTTCTgcctcttttattttttcatcatttttacttaattttagTGATTTTATAATACTCTTTGCTTCCTTAACAGGGTTAAGGATATTACTCATTTTAAACCATCTTATTTTTCTATCTATATCACACTTTTtaagatataaattattcatataatcaTATTCCTCATGTGTTAAATCTTGGTACGTACTCTTTCCCTTTAAGCTTTCATAATCAAAAATGGATTTATCTATACTTTTATTAGCATCAGCAAAGTTATAATCCTTCAAGTTTTCTAAATGTTTCGTGTTTTGCTCATTATCCAATTTGTTACTCTCTTGACTTACTGAGTTGTCGCTATTCCCCCTATTTGAGTCTTCCCGTTTGTTATGCATAAAACGGTCAAAACTATTTTTTGTCAGCCTATTGCTACTTTCTGTTTTTTCCGAATACTCATTATTTTGGCTATTATGCGTATTGTTCACACTGTCCTTACTATACACATTATACACACTATTTACACTTTTCACACTGTACACATTTCTTCTCATCCTTTCCGCTTTCTTGCtgataaaagaattttttgaTGATTTTCCAATGTCCCCATTTATTACCCCCTCATGTGATATCCCcttgttttgtttttcaacCAATTCGTCTGAACTgttactatattttattttttgttcttccACTTTTTTCAAAAGATGGCTGTCAGCGATGTGAGAACTATTTTTCTCCTTGtctataaacatatttaagGATGGGTTAAAAAGTTTCTTTATCTCTTCTAATTTATCtttctctatattttttataccctcttcttttaaaaaatatttttctgttctttcatttattatactGTTATCTGGAATACTACTTATTCCAACGATGTCTGATATCCCCTCATCGAGTTTATCATTTTCAATTGTTTgaacaaaattttcatttcgttcatttaaatattctttttttaagttattaATGCAccaatataaatgtttattttccAAATCATCATACCTTTCTTTTCGTTTCCTTCCCCTAAATGTGCCGAAAAATAGATTTACTCTTCTTGTAAAGCCTGTCACAAATTTTTGACTATTCACTAAGTTCATTCTTTTGTGCTAAAAACTGTTTTCCTTACGAACATAATGTATGTGCGCGTTTGTAAATGTATGTTAGTACTTACTAAGATTAACATtacgcatatgtatatattgcGTATAACTACAAATGTATAactatttatgtatatatgtacatacgtcCATGTGCTCTCCTAATTTGTTTTTAGCAAAAACTTCGAAATTCCCGCATTCCATTTTAACGATACGATGAATTTTAAAGTGTTGCTATTTACATACccatatatttcataattaaataataatttcaagGTATGTAATCCTTTTCTTCACCTTTTTTCTGCACATTTCATTCTTAAATGCATGCTTATGTCATCATAGTATCTTACTCAACAGATtcaaataaatgtatttttcctCGAATTATTGCATACATgcgcacacatatatatatatatatatataatatacataggaataaacaaattggtatacaaaatagcaaaaatattGACGTATTGATAATTTATGAaagataaattttaaaaattttcttaaaacttttgaaacaaaaatttGAATAAGTTAAGGTGTTataggaaaaatattttaacgaTTGCATCCTGCATGCTTAGGAGTTTATAATATcttaagtataaaaaaaaaaaaaaaaaaaaaaagtcaagTAAAACTCAAAATTTAATTGATCACTTCATAGCATAGTAAAACCAACACCgtaatttttcttcaaatTAACCAATGTTTCATACAATTGCATAATTCACTGGAAATTTATAAGCTACCATCTGAATACTGATATAAAGGAAAAGGCGACAATGCATTTTTTgcttataattattacactTAAgggaaatatatacatatatatctatatatgtacgtatacatacatacatgcattcAACAGCAAAAAGATCAAGGTACACACATTAAACCTTTCATTCTTTAATAAAAGATACCCCTCTCCCAATTCTACCTTAACTGAAGAACAAgttgcatgtacatataagcACAGCCTCAGAACAGATAtttatagaatttttttcGAATAAATTTATGAGTAGTATTATTACGAAAATGTTatcaatgaaaaataaataaaaagtaaaaaaaaaataaaaaagataaattgcTTTATTACGAGTGCATAATTTTTCGTTGTTCTCAAATTTATGTGTTGTTATTAAAAGCATATATGCTTCTTACTCAGAATATCTTATTTTACAGCACAAAATggaaacataataataatagaattataacagcataaaaacaaaataataatagaataataacagcataaaaacagaataataatagaataataatagcataaaaacagaataataacaaaataacaacAGAGTAAACAACTTAGAAAATGCTTCAGCTATTGAACTCTTTTACGTAAAAAGGTGTACTAGTTATCGATTATTTTACTTCCCTTCAGAAGTTCGTATCAAgcgagaaaaataaaataataccaTCTAAAGAGAGACGTAAGAAGTGAAGTAAAATTCTGTTCACATATTTTTTGGTTCAGTTACAAATGGTACCACAAAAATGttgtaaaaggaaaaaaaaaatataaataaagtaaaataatctTAATATCATTATAACATCATAACACGTTCAaccgttttttttttttttttttttttcaaatgggTTATTATGATGACACTGGGTCATAAAAATTGATTCAAATGAAGGTTAGGAATAAACaagcaaaattaaaataatggaaaaCCAAAATATACGATGAATTAAATATAGGAAAACTAAAATATGGGAAAGCCAAAATATTggcatattaatataaacactatataaaatattggaAGATCCAAATAAACAATTATGGCATAAAAAATGCAGGAATTCAAATAAACTACTAAAAACTACTATATTAATACACTAGGTATttaaatgtacaaaaaaagtTGAGGTTAAGTATAAacaatgtataaataaataaatatatatatacttctaTGGggttatatacttatatctTTACAAGCGTACGCGCTAGCGTTAACGTTTCGAATGGacgaaaaaaacatatacaaatGAACTAATTGGAGGTGCTTGCTTCTACtacgtaatatataatatttatataaaaaaaaaaaaatagaaacataaggttttacaatattttatatttaaatcaATTATTATGGACACTATGAGACTTAACTAATTTAATCTTTCTTATATTCCATAATGCTTTAATATTTCTCTCTAAATCCTTTTCAATAGCATCAAGTTCGTTATATTTGATATTGTTCATGTAAGAATTATTTAACATTTCTAAGTTTTCCTTATGACCTATTCtttctgttttattaattaGATCAAAATTATTGCCTAAAAGATTAATGCTATTCTCTTCATCCACGAGTGCATTTGTCAGTCTCTGCATATCATTTCCATCATTTTGTTCTGAATTTATATTCGTACATTTAATGTTATTTGGCGAATTcaaatcatatttattactattattattgttgcaAACACTGTCATTACCGCAACGGTTGATATAATTGTCGACATTATCGCAGTGGTTGATGTAGCTGTCGCCATTATCACAGATCGTGCTATTTTCATTGtcattattactatcatACAACTTAATTgaattaaattttgtaaagATATCGtaaatatcattatttcCGAAAAACATATCATTgcatatgttattatatgaatttttgttctcatttgttatattactgtttttttctatccagttacttttattaatttttttttcttcatagctatttttttcatattcaaaGTTATAATACGGCACGTTGttgaatttatttgttcCCTCATGCTCCGTCTCTTTGTTAACATTCAGCACTGTGTGGTTCGCGTAATTACAACCGCTTTCATTGCAG
It encodes the following:
- a CDS encoding ribosome-binding factor A, encoding MNLVNSQKFVTGFTRRVNLFFGTFRGRKRKERYDDLENKHLYWCINNLKKEYLNERNENFVQTIENDKLDEGISDIVGISSIPDNSIINERTEKYFLKEEGIKNIEKDKLEEIKKLFNPSLNMFIDKEKNSSHIADSHLLKKVEEQKIKYSNSSDELVEKQNKGISHEGVINGDIGKSSKNSFISKKAERMRRNVYSVKSVNSVYNVYSKDSVNNTHNSQNNEYSEKTESSNRLTKNSFDRFMHNKREDSNRGNSDNSVSQESNKLDNEQNTKHLENLKDYNFADANKSIDKSIFDYESLKGKSTYQDLTHEEYDYMNNLYLKKCDIDRKIRWFKMSNILNPVKEAKSIIKSLKLSKNDEKIKEAEEEQNEFLVKEDIKPHYENEGNFAHKIERICEQNQYDEIVSRIRMKIRKEKLENSKIIKEKVPNVARHILDPIKYHVNRRKVRTEKLLHTHLEQLLNCNNSYFRSYLLNGLSISIHHLEMKSNRSICKIVYSLLNKNVTHKSIQDKLEKVAFILRKLLARKLQLGYTPPLKFIPLKDQQEKNIKNLQYYKLYAKYNYPTHSTSRGEQCTKLMHFYNKDLAGF